The Nocardioides sp. S-1144 genome includes a region encoding these proteins:
- a CDS encoding ferrochelatase, giving the protein MTNPQAPDDVQGQLPDVSPYDALLLVSFGGPEGPDDVVPFLENVTRGRGIPRERLEEVGQHYYLFGGRSPINDQNRSFITALRADLDEHGIDLPVYWGNRNWDPYLTDTIAQMAADGVRRAACFVTSAYSSWSSCRQYRENLYDAVAAVPEGVQAPVLDKLRHYANHPGFVAPVVEATLAALAELPDGARLVFVTHSIPTAMNDSSGPPEAGGGAYVAQHLDVAQVVVDAVAEQSGTRPEHDLVFCSRSGAPHVPWLEPDVNDHLEALAADGVPGVAVVPIGFVSDHMEVIYDLDTEAKETAERLGLPFRRVATAGEDPRFVAVVRDLLVERSAVERGLEVSRAAVGALGPRWDRCPVGCCANARAPRPALTGVGE; this is encoded by the coding sequence GTGACCAATCCTCAGGCTCCCGACGACGTCCAGGGCCAGCTCCCCGACGTCTCGCCGTACGACGCCCTGCTGCTCGTCTCGTTCGGGGGCCCCGAGGGCCCCGACGACGTCGTCCCGTTCCTCGAGAACGTCACCCGCGGTCGCGGCATCCCGCGCGAGCGTCTCGAGGAGGTCGGCCAGCACTACTACCTCTTCGGCGGCCGCTCGCCGATCAACGACCAGAACCGCAGCTTCATCACCGCGCTGCGGGCCGACCTCGACGAGCACGGGATCGACCTGCCGGTCTACTGGGGCAACCGCAACTGGGACCCCTACCTGACCGACACGATCGCCCAGATGGCCGCCGACGGCGTCCGCCGGGCCGCCTGCTTCGTGACCAGTGCCTACTCGTCGTGGTCGAGCTGCCGCCAGTACCGCGAGAACCTCTACGACGCCGTCGCCGCCGTCCCCGAGGGTGTGCAGGCGCCGGTGCTCGACAAGCTGCGCCACTACGCCAACCACCCGGGCTTCGTCGCGCCGGTCGTCGAGGCGACCCTCGCCGCGCTGGCCGAGCTGCCGGACGGTGCCCGGCTGGTGTTCGTGACCCACTCGATCCCGACCGCGATGAACGACAGCAGCGGCCCGCCCGAGGCCGGGGGCGGCGCCTACGTCGCCCAGCACCTCGACGTCGCCCAGGTCGTCGTCGACGCGGTCGCCGAGCAGAGCGGCACCCGTCCCGAGCACGACCTCGTCTTCTGCTCCCGCTCCGGCGCCCCCCACGTCCCGTGGCTCGAGCCGGACGTGAACGACCACCTCGAGGCACTGGCCGCCGACGGTGTGCCCGGCGTCGCGGTGGTGCCGATCGGCTTCGTCTCCGACCACATGGAGGTCATCTACGACCTCGACACCGAGGCGAAGGAGACCGCCGAGCGCCTCGGCCTGCCGTTCCGTCGCGTCGCGACCGCCGGCGAGGACCCGCGCTTCGTCGCGGTCGTGCGCGACCTGCTCGTGGAGCGGTCGGCCGTCGAGCGCGGCCTCGAGGTCTCGCGGGCCGCGGTCGGTGCCCTCGGTCCCCGGTGGGACCGCTGCCCCGTCGGCTGCTGCGCGAACGCCCGCGCCCCGCGCCCGGCCCTGACCGGGGTGGGTGAGTGA
- a CDS encoding MFS transporter: MLRTYGRILNRPGTALFSGTGLVARLPISMVGLGTVLLVEDASGSYGLAGAVSAAGLVANAAFAILQGRLIDRFGQSRVLPLAITVWGVALSLAVLSVEADWPIWTTFVLAAVAGASLPSVGSCVRARWAHVLDDDRERETAFALEAVADETVYIAGPIIVTVLATAVDPVAGLATALVAGLAGTYGFSAQRGTEPPANPRPDHHTARAPMPWGTVVSLSVVSLALGSLFGSAEVTTVAFAEEQGAKGVAGVLLALWAAGSLIAGFLTGGITWRSGLLVRLRVGAAAMALAMVPLALIDSLLLMGVVLFVAGFAIAPTLIATMSLTEQSVPPSRLTEGMAFVQTGIVFGVAPGATVAGVVIDAAGASPAYLVSVAGGAIGLAAALATRPVTTRRGVRTPA, translated from the coding sequence ATGTTGAGGACCTACGGACGCATCCTGAACCGACCCGGGACGGCGCTCTTCTCCGGCACCGGCCTGGTCGCCCGGCTCCCCATCTCGATGGTCGGCCTCGGCACGGTGCTCCTGGTCGAGGACGCCTCCGGCTCCTACGGGCTGGCCGGCGCCGTCTCGGCCGCCGGGCTCGTCGCGAACGCCGCCTTCGCGATCCTCCAGGGCCGGCTCATCGACCGCTTCGGGCAGTCACGGGTGCTGCCGCTGGCGATCACCGTCTGGGGCGTGGCCCTCTCGCTGGCCGTGCTGTCGGTCGAGGCCGACTGGCCGATCTGGACGACGTTCGTGCTGGCGGCGGTCGCCGGCGCCAGCCTGCCCTCGGTCGGCTCCTGCGTGCGGGCCCGCTGGGCCCACGTGCTCGACGACGACCGCGAGCGGGAGACGGCGTTCGCGCTGGAGGCGGTGGCCGACGAGACGGTCTACATCGCCGGGCCGATCATCGTCACGGTGCTGGCCACCGCGGTCGACCCGGTCGCCGGCCTCGCGACGGCGCTGGTCGCCGGACTGGCCGGCACCTACGGCTTCAGCGCCCAGCGCGGCACCGAGCCGCCGGCGAACCCGCGCCCCGACCACCACACCGCGCGGGCGCCGATGCCGTGGGGCACGGTCGTGTCGCTCTCGGTCGTCTCGCTCGCGCTCGGGAGCCTCTTCGGGTCCGCGGAGGTGACCACGGTCGCCTTCGCCGAGGAGCAGGGCGCCAAGGGCGTGGCCGGCGTGCTGCTGGCGCTGTGGGCGGCGGGCAGCCTGATCGCGGGCTTCCTCACCGGGGGCATCACCTGGCGCAGCGGCCTGCTGGTGCGCCTGCGCGTCGGGGCCGCGGCGATGGCGCTGGCCATGGTGCCGCTCGCCCTGATCGACTCGCTGCTGCTCATGGGCGTGGTGCTGTTCGTGGCCGGCTTCGCGATCGCCCCGACCCTGATCGCCACGATGTCGCTGACCGAGCAGTCCGTGCCGCCCTCGCGGCTCACCGAGGGCATGGCGTTCGTGCAGACCGGCATCGTCTTCGGGGTCGCGCCGGGGGCCACCGTCGCGGGCGTCGTCATCGACGCCGCGGGGGCCTCGCCGGCCTACCTGGTGTCGGTGGCCGGCGGCGCGATCGGCCTGGCCGCGGCCCTGGCGACCCGGCCGGTCACGACCCGACGGGGTGTGCGGACGCCGGCCTGA
- a CDS encoding Fpg/Nei family DNA glycosylase, whose translation MPELPEVESARAAIERAALGRRVVEVDDADTYVCRPHSPGEIRDALVGRSLGGAHRRGKTLWCTTSGSGPLLGLHLGMAGRILVTGPDGDVVEGGDPARRHRHGLKPEWDRFTLVFEDGASLRLFDTRRLGRVRLDPDLDALGPDAGEVGVAAFRERVGRGTAPVKARLLDQSVIAGVGNLLADETLWQARIDPRRRVSELDDDDLTALHRALRLATRAAIRGGGVHTGEVIGHRRAGGLCPRCGAPMSRGTVGGRTTWWCSEEQG comes from the coding sequence GTGCCCGAGCTGCCCGAGGTCGAGTCCGCGCGTGCCGCCATCGAGCGGGCCGCGCTGGGCCGCCGCGTCGTCGAGGTCGACGACGCCGACACCTACGTCTGCCGCCCCCACTCCCCCGGCGAGATCCGCGACGCCCTGGTCGGTCGCTCCCTGGGCGGCGCCCACCGGCGCGGCAAGACGCTGTGGTGCACGACGTCCGGCTCCGGCCCGCTGCTGGGCCTGCACCTGGGGATGGCCGGCCGGATCCTGGTCACCGGCCCGGACGGCGACGTCGTCGAGGGCGGCGACCCGGCGCGTCGGCACCGGCACGGCCTCAAGCCGGAGTGGGACCGCTTCACCCTCGTCTTCGAGGACGGCGCCAGCCTGCGCCTGTTCGACACCCGCCGGCTCGGCCGGGTGCGGCTCGACCCCGACCTCGACGCCCTCGGCCCGGACGCCGGCGAGGTCGGGGTGGCGGCCTTCCGCGAGCGGGTCGGTCGGGGCACGGCGCCGGTCAAGGCGCGGCTGCTCGACCAGTCCGTCATCGCCGGCGTCGGCAACCTGCTGGCCGACGAGACCCTCTGGCAGGCGCGCATCGACCCGCGGCGCCGCGTCTCCGAGCTCGACGACGACGACCTCACCGCCCTGCACCGGGCCCTGCGGCTGGCCACCAGGGCCGCCATCCGCGGCGGTGGCGTCCACACCGGCGAGGTGATCGGGCACCGTCGCGCCGGCGGGCTCTGTCCGCGCTGCGGCGCCCCCATGAGCCGGGGCACCGTCGGCGGGCGGACGACGTGGTGGTGCTCGGAGGAACAGGGCTGA
- a CDS encoding SigE family RNA polymerase sigma factor — MRRQQRDRAEFAEFVAARSSALHRAAYLMVGDVGLAQDLVQEALTKTYVAWPRLRDPRNAEAYTRRAITTTAISWFRRKGWNNERATERLPEEPVGDHSGQVDQRHVLWSALQELPVRQRTAIVLRYYEDLTEAQTAAAMDCAVGTVKSQVSAGFAKLRDRLAEQVGDDAARTFDLQTQAVTR, encoded by the coding sequence ATGAGACGACAGCAGCGGGACCGGGCGGAGTTCGCGGAGTTCGTGGCCGCCCGCTCGAGCGCCCTGCACCGCGCGGCGTACCTGATGGTGGGCGACGTGGGCCTCGCCCAGGACCTGGTGCAGGAGGCCCTGACCAAGACCTACGTCGCCTGGCCCCGGCTGCGCGACCCGCGCAACGCCGAGGCCTACACGCGGCGGGCGATCACCACCACCGCCATCTCGTGGTTCCGGCGCAAGGGCTGGAACAACGAGCGGGCCACCGAGCGGCTGCCCGAGGAACCGGTCGGCGACCACAGCGGCCAGGTCGACCAGCGCCACGTCCTCTGGTCGGCGCTGCAGGAGCTGCCCGTGCGCCAGCGCACCGCCATCGTGCTGCGCTACTACGAGGACCTCACCGAGGCCCAGACCGCGGCGGCGATGGACTGCGCCGTCGGCACCGTCAAGAGCCAGGTGTCGGCCGGCTTCGCCAAGCTGCGCGACCGGCTCGCCGAGCAGGTCGGCGACGACGCCGCCCGGACCTTCGACCTCCAGACCCAGGCGGTGACCCGATGA
- a CDS encoding trimeric intracellular cation channel family protein codes for MAGTLITLDLVGIFVFAIAGALVAVRKDLDVFGVLVLAGTTGLGGGFLRDVLIGATPPAALADWRYLLVPVTAGLLTFVFHATLGRIERQVEVFDAFGLSLFCVAGTLKALDHGLGPVPAALLGMVTAIGGGMLRDLLVGRVPVVFTGDLYATPALAGAVVTVLGERADLTPVAVAFAGAGVCLTWRLLAIWRGWRAPMPSGPASV; via the coding sequence GTGGCCGGCACCCTCATCACGCTCGACCTCGTCGGCATCTTCGTGTTCGCGATCGCGGGTGCCCTGGTGGCGGTCCGCAAGGACCTCGACGTGTTCGGCGTGCTGGTGCTGGCCGGCACCACGGGCCTCGGTGGCGGGTTCCTGCGCGACGTCCTCATCGGCGCCACGCCGCCGGCCGCGCTGGCCGACTGGCGCTACCTGCTGGTGCCGGTGACGGCCGGGCTGCTCACCTTCGTCTTCCACGCCACGCTGGGCCGGATCGAGCGGCAGGTGGAGGTCTTCGACGCCTTCGGGCTGTCGCTGTTCTGCGTCGCCGGCACCCTGAAGGCCCTCGACCACGGCCTCGGGCCCGTGCCGGCGGCGCTGCTGGGGATGGTGACCGCGATCGGGGGCGGCATGCTCCGCGACCTCCTCGTCGGGCGGGTGCCGGTCGTCTTCACCGGCGACCTCTACGCCACCCCCGCCCTCGCGGGCGCCGTCGTCACGGTGCTCGGCGAGCGGGCGGACCTGACCCCCGTCGCCGTCGCGTTCGCCGGGGCCGGGGTGTGCCTGACCTGGCGGCTGCTGGCGATCTGGCGCGGCTGGCGGGCCCCGATGCCCTCGGGGCCCGCCAGCGTCTGA
- the sepH gene encoding septation protein SepH, with product MTTAGHEYEKTAPAVEPTAVETPARGLALTLAGVSSDQARLLLAADDGATFTLDITPSLRAALRSEGTHHSHPTRPGQPGQEKKMDSVLRPRDIQARIRAGETPEAVAEAAQTSVDKIMSFVAPVLAERQHVAERAQRSNVRRPAGESGHSRTLGDAVAAHLRSLNVDPDVVAWDASRREDGRWAVTAGIALPVRTGTAHFVFDGPGNYVVLDGEDARWLIGEDVVAPAPARDDLRSVRERRMSSPRHDEELPLGDDAIELVSDSPLEAFLDESPDSDDPELRHEAEDAAADEPDPVVAAPPASTHAPVEQPMLEEPVVDEPVAEQPVVDEPVVEEPAVEEPRTRRSVQKKRGRASVPSWDEIMFGGGDQ from the coding sequence ATGACGACTGCCGGGCACGAGTACGAGAAGACAGCGCCTGCCGTGGAGCCCACGGCGGTCGAGACCCCCGCGCGCGGGCTCGCCCTGACGCTCGCCGGGGTCAGCAGCGACCAGGCCCGCCTGCTGCTCGCGGCCGACGACGGCGCCACGTTCACCCTCGACATCACGCCCAGCCTGCGTGCCGCCCTCCGCAGCGAGGGCACCCACCACAGCCACCCCACCCGACCCGGCCAGCCCGGTCAGGAGAAGAAGATGGACAGCGTCCTCCGGCCCCGCGACATCCAGGCCCGGATCCGGGCCGGCGAGACGCCCGAGGCGGTCGCCGAGGCGGCCCAGACCAGCGTCGACAAGATCATGTCCTTCGTGGCACCGGTCCTCGCCGAGCGCCAGCACGTCGCCGAGCGCGCCCAGCGCTCGAACGTGCGCCGTCCGGCCGGGGAGTCGGGCCACAGCCGCACCCTCGGCGACGCCGTCGCCGCCCACCTCCGCTCGCTCAACGTCGACCCCGACGTCGTCGCGTGGGACGCCTCGCGCCGCGAGGACGGCCGCTGGGCCGTCACCGCCGGCATCGCGCTCCCCGTCCGCACCGGGACCGCCCACTTCGTCTTCGACGGCCCCGGCAACTACGTCGTCCTCGACGGCGAGGACGCCCGCTGGCTCATCGGCGAGGACGTCGTGGCGCCGGCTCCGGCCCGCGACGACCTGCGCTCGGTGCGCGAGCGCCGGATGTCCTCACCGCGCCACGACGAGGAGCTCCCGCTCGGCGACGACGCCATCGAGCTCGTCTCCGACAGCCCGCTCGAGGCCTTCCTCGACGAGTCGCCCGACTCCGACGACCCCGAGCTGCGCCACGAGGCCGAGGACGCCGCCGCCGACGAGCCCGACCCGGTCGTCGCGGCGCCGCCGGCGAGCACCCACGCACCGGTCGAGCAGCCGATGCTCGAGGAGCCCGTCGTCGACGAGCCGGTCGCCGAGCAGCCCGTCGTCGACGAGCCCGTCGTCGAGGAGCCCGCCGTCGAGGAGCCGCGCACCCGCCGGTCGGTGCAGAAGAAGCGCGGCCGCGCGTCGGTCCCGAGCTGGGACGAGATCATGTTCGGCGGCGGCGACCAGTAG
- a CDS encoding SDR family oxidoreductase, which translates to MAYFVTGATGFIGRHLVQELVDHREGEIFVLCRAGSLGRLELLRRRWGSDRVVPVPGDLAEEGLGVDPTWVAEHDGAIEHFFHLAALYDMTADDATNEVMNVGGTRGAVDLAGRLHAGTFHQVSSVAAAGEHRGRFDESMFDEGQSLPSPYHRTKFESERIVREECPALGLPWRVYRPSIVVGHSQTGAMDKVDGPYYFFPLLKALRDRLPSWLPLVGVDLGDTNVVPVDYVAKAMDHLAHLPDRDGEAFHLVNPEPQSTVETLNLFCRAAGAPQLATPASRIPVPARLRPSSLIGALVRNGLVQGALDQTVGRLGIPAEVLAHTGFTAVFDSTRTEQALAGSGIAVPDLESCARTLWGYWEEHLDTSTGRDARIRGALAGKHVVITGASSGIGQVTALKVAQAGGIPVLVARGKEKLEETRATIELRGGTAHVYPCDLSDLEAIDRLCEQLNADLPSVDFVVNNAGRSIRRSLRLSTDRFHDFERTMQLNYFGAIRLVMGLMPSMQRQQRGHVVNVSSIGVQTNPPRFSAYVASKAALDAWSNVVASEVVGNGITFTSIHMPLVRTPMIAPTKLYDKFPTISPAQAADTVVEAMVGRPHEINTLLGNVGAVAHTVAPKLAFRLLNLAYHVFPDSAAAQGQVPEAGTRESEQVMLARVFRGVHW; encoded by the coding sequence ATGGCGTACTTCGTGACCGGGGCCACGGGCTTCATCGGTCGACACCTCGTCCAGGAGCTGGTCGACCACCGCGAGGGTGAGATCTTCGTGCTCTGCCGCGCGGGGTCGCTCGGGCGGCTCGAGCTGCTGCGGCGGCGCTGGGGCTCGGACCGGGTCGTGCCGGTGCCCGGCGACCTCGCCGAGGAGGGCCTCGGTGTCGACCCCACCTGGGTGGCCGAGCACGACGGCGCGATCGAGCACTTCTTCCACCTCGCCGCCCTCTACGACATGACGGCCGACGACGCCACCAACGAGGTGATGAACGTCGGCGGCACCCGCGGCGCCGTCGACCTGGCCGGGCGCCTGCACGCCGGGACCTTCCACCAGGTCTCCTCGGTCGCCGCGGCGGGCGAGCACCGGGGCCGGTTCGACGAGTCGATGTTCGACGAGGGACAGAGCCTGCCCTCGCCGTACCACCGCACGAAGTTCGAGTCCGAGCGGATCGTGCGCGAGGAGTGCCCGGCGCTCGGCCTCCCGTGGCGGGTCTACCGTCCCTCGATCGTGGTCGGCCACTCGCAGACCGGCGCGATGGACAAGGTCGACGGGCCCTACTACTTCTTCCCGCTGCTCAAGGCGCTGCGCGACCGGCTCCCCTCGTGGCTGCCGCTGGTCGGCGTCGACCTCGGCGACACCAACGTCGTCCCGGTCGACTACGTCGCCAAGGCGATGGACCACCTCGCGCACCTGCCCGACCGCGACGGCGAGGCCTTCCACCTGGTCAACCCGGAGCCGCAGTCCACCGTCGAGACGCTCAACCTGTTCTGCCGGGCCGCCGGTGCGCCGCAGCTGGCCACCCCGGCCTCCCGCATCCCGGTGCCGGCCCGGCTGCGTCCCTCGTCCCTGATCGGCGCACTGGTGCGCAACGGCCTGGTCCAGGGCGCGCTCGACCAGACGGTGGGCCGGCTCGGCATCCCCGCCGAGGTGCTCGCCCACACCGGTTTCACCGCCGTCTTCGACTCCACGCGCACCGAGCAGGCGCTGGCCGGCTCCGGGATCGCGGTGCCCGACCTGGAGTCCTGTGCCCGCACGCTGTGGGGCTACTGGGAGGAGCACCTCGACACCTCGACCGGTCGCGACGCCCGCATCCGCGGCGCGCTCGCCGGCAAGCACGTCGTCATCACCGGCGCGTCGTCGGGCATCGGCCAGGTGACCGCGCTCAAGGTGGCCCAGGCCGGCGGCATCCCGGTCCTGGTCGCGCGCGGCAAGGAGAAGCTCGAGGAGACCCGCGCCACCATCGAGCTGCGCGGGGGCACCGCCCACGTCTACCCGTGCGACCTCTCCGACCTCGAGGCCATCGACCGGCTCTGCGAGCAGCTGAACGCCGACCTCCCGTCGGTCGACTTCGTGGTCAACAACGCCGGCCGCTCCATCCGGCGCTCGCTGCGGCTGAGCACCGACCGGTTCCACGACTTCGAGCGCACCATGCAGCTGAACTACTTCGGCGCGATCCGGCTCGTGATGGGGCTGATGCCGTCGATGCAGCGCCAGCAGCGCGGGCACGTCGTCAACGTCTCCTCGATCGGGGTGCAGACCAACCCGCCGCGGTTCTCGGCCTACGTCGCCTCCAAGGCCGCCCTCGACGCCTGGAGCAACGTGGTGGCCTCGGAGGTCGTCGGCAACGGCATCACCTTCACCAGCATCCACATGCCGCTGGTGCGCACGCCGATGATCGCGCCGACCAAGCTCTACGACAAGTTCCCCACCATCTCCCCCGCGCAGGCCGCCGACACGGTCGTCGAGGCGATGGTGGGGCGCCCGCACGAGATCAACACGCTGCTCGGCAACGTCGGGGCGGTCGCGCACACGGTGGCGCCGAAGCTGGCCTTCCGGCTGCTCAACCTGGCCTACCACGTGTTCCCGGACTCGGCCGCCGCCCAGGGGCAGGTCCCCGAGGCGGGCACCCGCGAGTCCGAGCAGGTCATGCTGGCCCGGGTCTTCCGGGGGGTGCACTGGTGA
- a CDS encoding metal ABC transporter substrate-binding protein yields the protein MRRLLLPCALLLAATGCSALADDGAGDGGTPSVVTAFYPLQYVADRVAGEHADVENLTTAGKEPHDLETTVKETAMIAEAALVVHEKDFQPAVDDAVAQNATGEVLDAAEVVGLQPFSEEGHEEEGHEEHADEEGHTEDDGHDHEGGLDPHFWLDPTRMADLGDAVADALADIDPDHADDFAANAAALRTDLEEVDRAYTDGLATCERSTIVVSHDAFGYLGKYGVDVAPVAGLSPDAEPTPAVLAQLQELIDEDGVTTVFNERLASPRFVESLANDTGVETAVLDPIEGLTDETSDDDYLSLMTSNLAALREANACR from the coding sequence ATGCGACGCCTCCTCCTCCCCTGCGCACTCCTCCTCGCCGCGACCGGTTGCTCGGCCCTCGCCGACGACGGGGCGGGCGACGGCGGCACGCCGTCGGTCGTGACGGCGTTCTACCCGCTCCAGTACGTCGCCGACCGGGTCGCCGGTGAGCACGCCGACGTCGAGAACCTCACGACGGCGGGCAAGGAGCCGCACGACCTGGAGACCACGGTCAAGGAGACGGCGATGATCGCCGAGGCCGCGCTCGTCGTCCACGAGAAGGACTTCCAGCCCGCGGTCGACGACGCCGTGGCGCAGAACGCGACCGGCGAGGTCCTCGACGCCGCCGAGGTCGTCGGTCTCCAGCCGTTCTCCGAGGAGGGCCACGAGGAGGAGGGCCACGAGGAGCACGCGGACGAGGAGGGCCACACCGAGGACGACGGCCACGACCACGAGGGCGGCCTCGACCCCCACTTTTGGCTCGACCCGACCAGGATGGCCGACCTCGGTGACGCGGTCGCCGACGCCCTGGCCGACATCGACCCCGACCACGCCGACGACTTCGCCGCCAACGCCGCCGCGCTGCGCACCGACCTCGAGGAGGTCGACCGGGCCTACACCGACGGGCTCGCCACCTGCGAGCGCTCGACGATCGTCGTCTCGCACGACGCGTTCGGCTACCTCGGCAAGTACGGTGTCGACGTGGCACCCGTGGCCGGCCTCTCCCCCGATGCCGAACCGACCCCCGCCGTCCTCGCGCAGCTCCAGGAGCTCATCGACGAGGACGGCGTCACCACCGTCTTCAACGAACGGCTCGCGAGCCCCCGGTTCGTCGAGAGCCTGGCGAACGACACCGGTGTCGAGACGGCCGTGCTCGACCCGATCGAGGGCCTCACCGACGAGACCTCCGACGACGACTACCTCTCGCTGATGACCTCCAACCTCGCGGCCCTCCGAGAGGCGAACGCGTGCCGGTAG
- a CDS encoding metal ABC transporter ATP-binding protein encodes MPVDPVQLRDGAAAIGGRPVLRGIDLTVPAGQFLALLGPNGSGKSTLVRALTGLRPLARGELTLFGTPFERFGEWHRIGFVPQRSGAASGVPASVREVVSSGRLTRRRLLRPLGAADRRAIDDAIELVGLTDRARDGVSTLSGGQQQRVLIARALAGDPELFFLDEPTAGVDLPQQQVLADTLRALKDRGSTIVLVAHELGPLAPLVERSIVMRDGRVVHDGAPPAEDAVPGHHHDGHHHDDHDHPSAGRRHDHAPLVRSPLEGGER; translated from the coding sequence GTGCCGGTAGACCCAGTGCAGCTGCGGGACGGGGCGGCCGCGATCGGCGGCCGCCCCGTCCTGCGCGGCATCGACCTGACCGTCCCGGCCGGGCAGTTCCTGGCACTCCTGGGTCCCAACGGCTCCGGCAAGTCCACCCTCGTGCGGGCGCTCACCGGCCTCCGGCCGCTGGCCCGCGGCGAGCTCACCCTGTTCGGGACGCCGTTCGAGCGGTTCGGTGAGTGGCACCGCATCGGCTTCGTGCCCCAGCGCAGCGGCGCGGCCTCCGGCGTGCCGGCGTCGGTGCGCGAGGTGGTGTCGTCGGGGCGGCTGACCCGGCGGCGCCTGCTGCGCCCGCTCGGGGCGGCCGACCGCCGGGCCATCGACGACGCCATCGAGCTCGTCGGCCTGACCGACCGGGCCCGGGACGGCGTCAGCACCCTCTCCGGCGGCCAGCAGCAACGGGTGCTCATCGCCCGGGCGCTGGCCGGCGACCCCGAGCTGTTCTTCCTCGACGAGCCGACCGCCGGGGTCGACCTCCCGCAGCAACAGGTCCTGGCCGACACCCTGCGCGCCCTCAAGGACCGCGGCTCCACCATCGTCCTGGTCGCCCACGAGCTCGGCCCGCTCGCGCCCCTCGTCGAGCGGTCGATCGTGATGCGCGACGGCCGGGTCGTCCACGACGGCGCCCCGCCGGCCGAGGACGCCGTCCCCGGCCACCACCACGACGGCCACCACCACGACGACCACGACCACCCCTCCGCCGGACGGCGGCACGACCACGCGCCGCTGGTGCGCTCACCCCTGGAAGGCGGCGAGCGGTGA
- a CDS encoding metal ABC transporter permease encodes MNAAELFSYPFMQRALLAALFTGLAAPAIGTYLVQRRLALMGDGIGHVAVTGVALGLVTGWSPTWTAVVIAVLGAVLIEVIRERGHTNGDVALALLFYGGLAGGVLVTGLGGQSAAQLQQYLFGSITTISAGDVIVTMVLAALVILVCVGLAPQLFAVAQDPEFARVAGLRVRVYNVLVAVLAAVSVTVAMRTVGLLLVSALMVVPVATSQQLSRTFRATLVSAMALGCLASVGGLTISAFASYHATVAPGPTIVLLSLAGFVVTWPIGAWLRHRARLRAPFADEPVGHDVTDTHPHDHGPTCGHVAVPHDDHVDYVHDGHRHAPHGAHYDEH; translated from the coding sequence GTGAACGCGGCCGAGCTGTTCAGCTACCCGTTCATGCAGCGCGCGCTGCTCGCCGCGCTGTTCACCGGCCTCGCGGCGCCGGCGATCGGCACCTACCTCGTGCAGCGCCGGCTCGCGCTGATGGGCGACGGGATCGGTCACGTCGCGGTCACCGGCGTCGCGCTGGGGCTGGTGACCGGGTGGTCGCCCACCTGGACGGCGGTGGTCATCGCCGTGCTCGGCGCGGTCCTCATCGAGGTGATCCGCGAGCGCGGGCACACCAACGGCGACGTCGCGCTCGCGCTGCTGTTCTACGGCGGGCTCGCCGGCGGCGTCCTGGTCACCGGGCTGGGCGGGCAGAGCGCCGCCCAGCTGCAGCAGTACCTCTTCGGCTCGATCACCACGATCTCGGCCGGCGACGTCATCGTCACGATGGTCCTCGCCGCGCTGGTGATCCTGGTGTGCGTCGGGCTCGCTCCCCAGCTGTTCGCCGTCGCCCAGGACCCCGAGTTCGCGCGGGTCGCGGGACTGCGGGTGCGGGTCTACAACGTGCTGGTCGCGGTGCTGGCGGCGGTCAGCGTGACGGTTGCGATGCGCACCGTCGGCCTGCTCCTCGTCTCGGCGCTGATGGTGGTGCCGGTCGCGACGTCGCAGCAGCTCTCGCGCACCTTCCGCGCCACGCTGGTCTCCGCGATGGCGCTCGGCTGCCTGGCGTCGGTCGGCGGGCTGACCATCTCGGCGTTCGCGTCCTACCACGCCACCGTCGCCCCGGGCCCGACGATCGTGCTGCTCTCCCTGGCCGGCTTCGTCGTCACCTGGCCGATCGGCGCCTGGCTGCGCCACCGCGCCCGGCTGCGCGCGCCGTTCGCCGACGAGCCGGTCGGCCACGACGTCACCGACACCCACCCGCACGACCACGGGCCGACCTGCGGCCACGTCGCCGTCCCGCACGACGACCACGTCGACTACGTGCACGACGGCCACCGGCACGCCCCGCACGGCGCCCACTACGACGAGCACTGA